One Setaria viridis chromosome 7, Setaria_viridis_v4.0, whole genome shotgun sequence genomic region harbors:
- the LOC117864673 gene encoding uncharacterized protein, with amino-acid sequence MRTCIVLLIVAMAAVYVIVMPTVLSDADGYVQISVINGTRAQGLGRWAVYEYDSKNHARIFFNKVLRGRRMGSSWFDLIINESISDSIYRNYEASLYQHDRMTQPKLISFTGAYV; translated from the coding sequence ATGAGGACCTGCATCGTCCTCCTCATCGTAGCCATGGCCGCTGTTTACGTCATTGTCATGCCCACGGTTCTGTCTGATGCCGATGGATACGTCCAGATTTCAGTCATCAATGGTACCAGAGCCCAAGGCCTGGGCAGGTGGGCGGTGTACGAGTACGACTCCAAGAACCACGCAAGAATTTTCTTCAACAAGGTGTTGCGCGGCAGGCGGATGGGCTCGTCATGGTTCGACCTCATCATCAACGAATCGATTTCGGACAGTATCTACAGAAATTACGAAGCGTCGCTATATCAGCACGACAGGATGACCCAGCCCAAGCTCATCTCCTTCACCGGGGCATACGTTTGA
- the LOC117863288 gene encoding B3 domain-containing protein Os04g0386900 isoform X2 → MASNSSTPTPCSQGPRGIAVADKNAESDAGTPKRADPQSASEMACVDGAIQPRIVPLLGKPYFTCIMCKSHVHPPFQVVVPRSLAPFLPDATVPATVTWRGRSWEMRFTGGRQIQRLEAGWRGFALDNGLRLGDGCVLELVDGNPEGVVFRAQVLRADIPAAIRERAGGYTSSAPILID, encoded by the exons ATGGCCAGCAACTCTAGCACTCCAACCCCTTGCTCTCAGGGACCCCGCGGCATTGCAGTTGCAG ACAAGAATGCCGAATCAGATGCTGGCACTCCAAAGAGAGCCGATCCGCAGTCGGCGTCAGAGATGGCGTGCGTCGATGGCGCGATCCAGCCCAGGATCGTGCCTCTCCTGGGGAAGCCATACTTCACATGCATCATGTGCAAGTCCCATGTCCACCCGCCGTTTCAAGTG GTGGTCCCCAGGTCGCTGGCGCCGTTCCTGCCGGATGCCacggtgccggcgacggtgacgtGGCGCGGCCGGTCCTGggagatgcgcttcacgggGGGCCGCCAGATCCAGCGCCTGGAGGCCGGGTGGCGGGGCTTCGCGTTGGACAACGGCCTCCGGCTCGGCGACGGCTGCGTCCTCGAGCTGGTGGACGGCAACCCCGAGGGCGTGGTGTTCAGGGCGCAGGTCCTCCGCGCCGACATCCCCGCGGCCATCCGGGAGCGCGCCGGCGGGtacacctcctccgcccccatCCTCATCGACTGA
- the LOC117863155 gene encoding desmethyl-deoxy-podophyllotoxin synthase, whose product MSFELEASAVAMEQVASYLCLILAALLLPLLFLKLSRRGGNGGGQRLPPGPSRLPLIGSLHHFLLSRSPLAHRTMADLARRHGAPLMYLRLGEVGLVVASSPAAAREVMRAHDTAFASRPWIPSMRPAMERGAVGLVFARHGPLWRQLRSVSVLELLSARRVRSFRRVREDEARRLVAAVAAAPAPGPGGEAVVNVGELLAALTTDVTVRAVIGDRFDRREEFARAVEEGGRLITRFSLGDLFPSSRLLRFLSRKAGQAMDLHRKMFELMDCAIRQHEERRAAVASAPDGTVKEEDEGILGVLLRIHKEGGLEVPLTMDIVKSLILDLFSGGSDTSGSTLEWAMSELMRNPRAMEKAQAEVRSKLHGKPSVIEDDLRDLNYLKLVIKETLRLHPVLPLLLPRECAEDREVMGYDVPKGATVLVNAWAIGRDPEYWDDADAFKPERFEDGKIDYKGTDFEFIPFGAGRRMCPGTLFAQAVMELALASLLYHFDWKLPGGMKPSELEMTEKMGMAVKRKDDLYLRPVVRVPVPPQSTDSTVSFYTS is encoded by the exons ATGAGCTTCGAGCTTGAGGCGTCAGCGGTCGCCATGGAGCAGGTCGCCTCCTACCTGTGCCTTATTTTGgccgctctcctcctccctctatTGTTCCTCAAGCTCAGCAGGCGCGGCGGCAATGGTGGAGGACAGAGGCTGCCCCCGGGCCCGTCGCGGCTGCCGCTCATCGGCAGCCTGCACCACTTCCTGCTCTCCCGCAGCCCGCTCGCGCACCGCACCATGGCCGACCTCGCGCGGCGCCACGGCGCGCCGCTCATGTACCTCAGGCTGGGCGAGGTCGGTCTCGTCGTGGCCTcgtcccctgccgccgcccgggAGGTCATGCGTGCACACGACACCGCGTTCGCGTCGCGGCCCTGGATCCCCAGCATGCGGCCGGCCATGGAGCGCGGCGCCGTGGGCCTGGTGTTCGCGCGCCACGGCCCGCTGTGGCGGCAGCTCCGCAGTGTCAGCGTCCTCGAGCTGCTCAGCGCCCGGCGCGTGCGCTCGTTCCGCCGGGTCCGGGAGGACGAggcgcgccgcctcgtcgccgccgtcgccgcggcgccggcgccgggcccggGCGGCGAGGCCGTCGTCAACGTCGGCGAGCTGCTCGCCGCGCTCACCACCGACGTCACGGTGCGCGCCGTGATCGGCGACCGATTCGACCGGCGGGAGGAGTTCGCGCGGGCGGTCGAGGAGGGAGGCAGGCTCATCACCAGGTTCAGCCTCGGCGACCTCTTCCCGTCGTCGAGGCTCCTGAGATTCCTCAGCAGGAAAGCGGGTCAGGCGATGGATCTCCACCGGAAGATGTTCGAGCTCATGGACTGCGCCATCAGGCAGCACGAGGAGCGCCGGGCGGCCGTGGCCTCCGCGCCGGATGGCACCGtgaaggaggaggacgagggcaTCCTTGGCGTGCTCCTGAGGATACACAAGGAAGGTGGCCTTGAGGTGCCCCTCACCATGGACATCGTCAAATCTCTCATTCTT GACCTCTTCAGCGGCGGGAGCGACACGTCAGGGAGCACGCTGGAATGGGCCATGTCGGAGCTCATGAGGAACCCAAGAGCAATGGAGAAGGCGCAAGCCGAGGTGCGGAGCAAGCTCCATGGGAAGCCGTCGGTGATCGAGGACGACCTACGTGACCTTAATTACCTGAAGCTTGTCATCAAGGAGACTCTCAGGCTGCACCCGGTACTGCCATTGCTGTTGCCAAGGGAGTGCGCGGAGGACCGCGAGGTCATGGGCTACGACGTGCCCAAGGGCGCCACGGTGTTGGTGAACGCGTGGGCGATCGGCAGGGATCCCGAGTACTGGGACGACGCTGATGCGTTCAAGCCGGAGAGGTTTGAGGATGGCAAGATCGACTACAAGGGTACGGACTTCGAGTTCATACCATTTGGAGCTGGACGGAGGATGTGCCCCGGAACTTTATTTGCTCAAGCCGTCATGGAGCTTGCGCTTGCCTCCCTCCTCTACCACTTCGACTGGAAGCTTCCAGGTGGGATGAAGCCAAGCGAGCTGGAGATGACGGAGAAGATGGGCATGGCAGTCAAAAGAAAGGACGATCTTTACCTTCGCCCTGTTGTTCGTGTGCCGGTGCCTCCACAGTCCACAGATAGCACCGTAAGTTTTTACACTTCATAG
- the LOC117865195 gene encoding 5-pentadecatrienyl resorcinol O-methyltransferase, which produces MAITKDSKELLQAQLELWHHAFGYVKSMALAVALDLGIADAIHRHGGAATLSQILAEAKLSPCKLHGLRRLMRALTVAGTFTIATSSGHGGDDEAIYELTPASRLLISDDVAGDDGEGSAASLSPVLSLVLNPFRVSPLGMGIGAWFRQGDQPGVAPFAVAHGKNMWEMAARKPAFNALVNDAMAADSRFLMRIVLRECAEVFHGVSSLVDVAGGLGGAATSIAKAFPELRCSVLDLPHVVANAPSGGNVQFVAGDMFQSIPQADAVFLKWILHDWGDDECIKILKNCKQAIPSRDKGGKVIIIDMVVGSESSDTRHLETQVLYDLLIMGINGVERDEEEWKKIFLEAGFNDYKIMSILGVRSIIELYP; this is translated from the exons ATGGCCATCACCAAGGACAGCAAGGAGCTGCTCCAGGCGCAGCTCGAGCTCTGGCACCACGCCTTCGGCTACGTCAAGTCCatggcgctcgccgtcgccctcgACCTCGGCATCGCCGACGCCATCCaccgccacggcggcgccgctaCCCTCTCCCAGATACTCGCCGAGGCCAAGCTCAGCCCCTGCAAGCTTCACGGCCTGCGCCGCCTCATGCGCGCGCTCACCGTCGCGGGCACGTTTACCATTGCCACCTCGTCCGgacacggcggcgacgacgaagcCATCTACGAGCTAACGCCGGCGTCCCGCCTCCTCATCAGCGACGATGTCGCCGGCGACGATGGCGAGGGCTCGGCGGCGAGCCTGTCCCCTGTCCTGAGCCTGGTGCTCAACCCGTTCCGCGTCTCGCCGCTCGGCATGGGCATCGGCGCGTGGTTCCGGCAGGGGGACCAGCCGGGCGTGGCCCCGTTCGCGGTGGCGCACGGCAAGAATATgtgggagatggcggcgcgcaAGCCCGCGTTCAACGCGCTGGTCAACGACGCCATGGCCGCGGACAGCCGCTTCCTCATGCGGATCGTCCTCAGGGAGTGCGCCGAGGTGTTCCACGGGGTAAGCTCGCTGGTCGACGTCGCCGGCgggctcggcggcgccgccacctccatcgcCAAGGCGTTCCCGGAGCTGAGGTGCAGCGTGCTGGATCTTCCTCACGTGGTTGCCAACGCTCCGTCTGGCGGCAACGTGCAGTTTGTCGCGGGCGACATGTTTCAGAGCATCCCGCAGGCAGATGCTGTCTTTCTCAAG tGGATTTTGCATGACTGGGGCGATGATGAGTGTATCAAGATTTTGAAGAATTGCAAGCAAGCTATACCTTCAAGAGATAAAGGAGGAAAGGTGATAATCATAGATATGGTTGTTGGATCAGAATCTTCAGACACTAGGCACCTGGAGACACAAGTTTTGTATGATCTTCTTATTATGGGCATCAATGGTGTCGAGCGAGATGAGGAAGAGTGGAAGAAGATTTTCCTTGAAGCGGGATTCAATGATTACAAAATTATGTCGATTCTTGGTGTCCGATCGATTATTGAACTCTATCCATGA
- the LOC117865817 gene encoding probable DNA primase large subunit: MEIVPSRRQLDAAAAAGSGGTGALPTYRAAPQLEVRLEEFELFAIDRLRVLKGISDGLSRGKRPEEMEKLVSELWKTHMRHQDPAETLNKDIISHFVLRLVYCRTEELRKWFLSMETTLFRYRFRLETSESQKKLMTDFQLPYKALPRSEFEVVKDKLSQVARSIGQSANVESVFFKVPFEEVPDLVSSRRVFLSKGYAYVAMSQVVSLVVTQFRCNISKALVLTNRKWTATIKEQEKDRLTPIVEALSNAYFGPDYSQPKDAVEISLKDIDQLAKSSFPLCMRHMLDKLRENHHLKHGGRMQFGLFLKGAGLKLEDALAFWRAEFSQKVGSERFDKEYAYSIRHNYGKEGKRTDYTPYSCQKIISATPGVGDHHGCPYRHFGEENLRAALNKMGVSGHALEEIMDKVKNRHYQLACTLTFEATHGVSCDSGINHPNQYFSESQKVLRAKNQTVESKSAT, from the exons ATGGAGATCGTGCCCTCCCGCCGGCAGCTcgacgccgcagccgccgccggcagcggcggcacgggTGCCCTGCCGACCTACCGGGCGGCGCCACAGCTGGAGGTGCGGCTGGAGGAGTTCGAGCTCTTCGCCATCGACCGCCTCCGTG TTCTCAAGGGGATCTCGGATGGGCTCTCGCGGGGGAAGAGGCCGGAGGAGATGGAGAAGCTG GTCAGTGAGTTGTGGAAGACACACATGAGGCACCAGGATCCAGCAGAAACTTTGAACAAGGATATAATATCTCACTTTGTGCTCCGCCTAGTCTACTGCAGAAC GGAAGAATTGCGAAAGTGGTTTCTCTCCATGGAGACTACACTTTTTCGGTACCGCTTTCGGCTTGAGACTTCTGAATCACAG AAGAAGCTAAtgactgattttcaacttccttACAAAGCATTGCCACGCTCAGAATTCGAG GTTGTGAAAGACAAGTTGAGCCAAGTTGCACGTTCCATTGGTCAATCTGCAAATG TGGAGTCTGTGTTCTTCAAG GTACCTTTTGAAGAAGTTCCTGATCTTGTTAGCAGCCGCCGAGTATTTCTTTCAAAAGGCTATGCTTATGTGGCGATGAGCCAG GTGGTTTCCCTTGTGGTTACTCAATTCCGCTGCAATATCTCGAAGGCACTTGTTTTGACAAACAG AAAATGGACGGCAACTATTAAGGAACAAGAAAAGGACAGGTTGACGCCT ATTGTTGAAGCGTTAAGCAATGCGTATTTTGGACCTGATTACTCTCAG CCGAAGGATGCTGTCGAAATATCTCTAAAGGATATTGACCAACTGGCTAAAAGTTCTTTCCCTCTTTGTATGCGGCATATGCTAGATAAG TTGAGAGAAAACCATCATCTGAAGCATGGGGGTAGAATGCAGTTTGGTCTTTTTCTTAAG GGTGCTGGACTAAAGTTGGAGGATGCCCTTGCATTCTGGAGAGCGGAATTTTCTCAGAAG GTTGGCTCTGAGCGGTTTGACAAGGAATATGCCTATAGCATCAGACATAAttatggaaaagaaggaaaacgaACA GATTACACTCCATATTCATGTCAAAAGATCATTTCTGCAACACCTGGTGTTGGAGATCACCATGGATGCCCTTACCGACATTTTGG CGAAGAAAATTTGCGGGCAGCACTCAACAAAATGGGTGTTAGTGGGCATGCCTTGGAAGAGATAATGGATAAAGTGAAGAACAGGCATTACCAG CTAGCTTGCACATTGACCTTTGAGGCAACACATGGTGTCTCCTGCGATTCTGGAATCAACCATCCAAATCAGTATTTCAGTGAAAGCCAGAAAGTTTTGCGAGCCAAA AACCAAACAGTGGAGAGCAAGTCAGCAACATAA
- the LOC117863288 gene encoding B3 domain-containing protein Os04g0386900 isoform X1, which translates to MHVYTLSWEVRRGKGYLKPLLEVAARLHKVETVVMNSADKNAESDAGTPKRADPQSASEMACVDGAIQPRIVPLLGKPYFTCIMCKSHVHPPFQVVVPRSLAPFLPDATVPATVTWRGRSWEMRFTGGRQIQRLEAGWRGFALDNGLRLGDGCVLELVDGNPEGVVFRAQVLRADIPAAIRERAGGYTSSAPILID; encoded by the exons ATGCATGTTTATACACTTTCTTGGGAGGTTAGGAGAGGGAAGGGCTACCTTAAACCACTACTTGAAGTAGCAGCACGGCTTCACAAGGTTGAAACAGTAGTGATGAACTCTGCAGACAAGAATGCCGAATCAGATGCTGGCACTCCAAAGAGAGCCGATCCGCAGTCGGCGTCAGAGATGGCGTGCGTCGATGGCGCGATCCAGCCCAGGATCGTGCCTCTCCTGGGGAAGCCATACTTCACATGCATCATGTGCAAGTCCCATGTCCACCCGCCGTTTCAAGTG GTGGTCCCCAGGTCGCTGGCGCCGTTCCTGCCGGATGCCacggtgccggcgacggtgacgtGGCGCGGCCGGTCCTGggagatgcgcttcacgggGGGCCGCCAGATCCAGCGCCTGGAGGCCGGGTGGCGGGGCTTCGCGTTGGACAACGGCCTCCGGCTCGGCGACGGCTGCGTCCTCGAGCTGGTGGACGGCAACCCCGAGGGCGTGGTGTTCAGGGCGCAGGTCCTCCGCGCCGACATCCCCGCGGCCATCCGGGAGCGCGCCGGCGGGtacacctcctccgcccccatCCTCATCGACTGA